A segment of the Caviibacter abscessus genome:
AGCACAAAATAAGCGAATACCGGTGCGAAAAGTGATTCTGTTGAAAGAAAAATCGCACTTCTCACAGAGCTGGTATATCTTTGAAATAGTGCTTGTAAATAAAGACATATTCCCGTTGTTACTGCTCCTAAATAAAGTATAGTCATAATTTCCTTACCATTTAAAAACCTTAAAGTTTCACCTGAATTTGGGATAAATGTAGAAAATATAAAAATAATGCTTGAAAATATTGCAACATACCAATTTTGTATTAAAAGCATTTTTTCAATTGAATATTTTTTTGAATAATAGCCTGTAAGTGCAATATGTGCTCCAAAAAATACTGCTGAAAGTATGACTAATGCATCTCCCATGTTAAACATAAATAAATTATCACTAGGAGTATACGAAATTATACTTACTCCCAAAAGACAGAATAACGTCGCTATATAAGTATATATATCAGGTGCTTTTCTATTTAACATCCAAGAAATATATGGAACAAACGCTACATTGACACCTGTATAAAAAGCAGATTTTGAAGCTGTTGTATATTTACTTCCTATTATTTGAAATAAGTAAGCAAATAACAATATTGTTGAAATTAATAACATTTTTCTTATATTTTTCACATTTATTTGTTTTAAATCTTTAAAAAATATTATTGATAATATTATTGAAGCAATTAAAAATCTTAATGATACCATATATAAAGGTCCAAACCCAGAATTTAGACCTAGTTTAGTTACAATAAATCCAAATCCCCATAAAAAACCTATTAAAATTAATCCAAAATCTGCTGTTATTCGTTTCATTTTTTCT
Coding sequences within it:
- a CDS encoding DMT family transporter; translated protein: MKRITADFGLILIGFLWGFGFIVTKLGLNSGFGPLYMVSLRFLIASIILSIIFFKDLKQINVKNIRKMLLISTILLFAYLFQIIGSKYTTASKSAFYTGVNVAFVPYISWMLNRKAPDIYTYIATLFCLLGVSIISYTPSDNLFMFNMGDALVILSAVFFGAHIALTGYYSKKYSIEKMLLIQNWYVAIFSSIIFIFSTFIPNSGETLRFLNGKEIMTILYLGAVTTGICLYLQALFQRYTSSVRSAIFLSTESLFAPVFAYFVLKEDLSSKIYIGGFFILLAVILSESGLEITKYLKRKK